From Acidianus brierleyi:
AATGATTGCCACAACGTCTGCAAGTTTAGCAATGATTCTACTATCTGGAAGGACTCTTTACCAAATAGGTAAGGATATGAATTTTCCTTCTTTCATAATAAAATATAATCAATCCAAAGACGTAGCGCCTATTGCAACCATAATATCTTCATTTATAGCAATCGTATCTCTTTTTGCCGGAAACGTTTATATTGTAGCGTCAATAAGCAATTTTGGCCTTATTTTTTCTTTTCTAATTAGTTCTCTAGCTGTTTTTCATTTTAGAAGGAAAAAAATTATTGGTACATATAAAGTGCCATTTTATCCATATTCTGTCATATTGACTATAATAATGCTAATGTTATTGTTAGTAGGATTTCCACGTGAATCTTTAGTAATAAATTCAAGTATAATGATTATTATAATCATTCTATCATATATACTTAAAGATTTAAGAGAAGAGAAGTTAAAAAATAACAAAATAAAGTATAATTAATAAATATTAAAATTAAGAGTTTAAACAGAAAAATTCATTAACATTCTAAATAGTAATAAAATATTCCTTAAACAAGATATATTATAAATATTTTTTAAAAACATTATATAAAGAAAAATTACTTTTTAATCAGACCTTTAATTTGTTCCCACATTTCATCTACATAATCTTGAAGTTTCTTTATATCTTCTGCAGATAATTTGGCAAATCTTCCTTGATACTTAATGTAGGATTCTACAGGTTTTCTTTTATCTTTATCTATTAGCACTTTACTTATACTAGTTAATCTGAATTCTCCATTTTCTATTTCGTACAATGGCCATATTCCAGTTTCAACTGCTAATTTAGCTATTTCTATCGTTAAGCTAGAATCATATCTCCAACCTGGAGGACAAGGAGATAGTAAGTGAATATATCTAAATCCTTTAATTTCCTTAGCTTTCTTGACTTTATTCTGATAATCAAAAATATATGCTACAGATGCAGTAGCTACATAAGGTACATTATGTTCTGCAACTATCATTGGTAAAGGTTTTTTAAATTCTCTTTTACCAGAAGGTGTTGTAGTAGTCCATGCCCCATAAGGGGTTAGTCCAGATCTTTGTATTCCAGTATTCATATAAGCTTCATTATCATAGCATACGTAAATTATATCCTCATTTCTTTCTGCGGCACCACTTAGTGATGCGAAACCTATATCTCCAGTACCCCCATCTCCAGCCCAAACAACTACTGAATAGTCTTTTTCACCTTTACTTCTTAACGATGCAGAAATTCCTGAGGCTATAGCCGGAGATGCTGCAAAAGCACTATGTACTACTGGAACAGTTGAAGGCATACCAGTAGTATCTCCCATTATTACCGTGGTGCATGAAGCAGGAACAACTAAGACTGTCTTTTTACCTGTAACCTCTAATAAGGCATCTAATTCTTTAGGAATAGGACAACCTGGACACGCTGCGTTTCCTCTTAAGAATTTCATAATAACCACCTCTCAT
This genomic window contains:
- a CDS encoding 3-methyl-2-oxobutanoate dehydrogenase subunit beta — encoded protein: MKFLRGNAACPGCPIPKELDALLEVTGKKTVLVVPASCTTVIMGDTTGMPSTVPVVHSAFAASPAIASGISASLRSKGEKDYSVVVWAGDGGTGDIGFASLSGAAERNEDIIYVCYDNEAYMNTGIQRSGLTPYGAWTTTTPSGKREFKKPLPMIVAEHNVPYVATASVAYIFDYQNKVKKAKEIKGFRYIHLLSPCPPGWRYDSSLTIEIAKLAVETGIWPLYEIENGEFRLTSISKVLIDKDKRKPVESYIKYQGRFAKLSAEDIKKLQDYVDEMWEQIKGLIKK